One Solanum lycopersicum chromosome 2, SLM_r2.1 genomic region harbors:
- the LOC101263487 gene encoding rust resistance kinase Lr10 isoform X3 → MIYALSDLSLTSTSDIEQLFWISLSIVEYFVFKRQIYGRNWIRTILSLLLYVMAYFGIKFVIGLPFVVVFLVIKFKRRHLSMYDTIEGFLQSQNNFMPIRYNYSHIKRMTRGFKEKLGEGGYGSVYKGKLQSGRDVAVKMLSKPKSGGQDFMNEVASIGRIHHVNVVGLVGYCVEGTKRALVYDFMPNGSLDKYISISEEGSPLLSWQRKYDIILGVARGTGYLHRGCDVQILHFDIKPHNILLDENFIPKISDFGLAKLYPPGNSIVTLTAARGTIGYVAPELISRSIGEISYKADVYSFGMLLMEMLDLKRPEVANEENSSQYFPYYIYDKFNKGKEIVVDEEANDDEKKMARKLALVALWCIQTNPIQRPSMSRVLEMLEGEVEVLEVPPQPLQSQPIVHQIMGSSMTFSSDSMALLENTADNLVEVDISSD, encoded by the exons ATGATCTATGCTCTTTCAGATCTCAGTTTAACTTCAACAA GTGATATTGAACAGCTTTTCT GGATCAGTCTGTCGATAGTTGAGTATTTCGTATTTAAGCGCCAGATTTATGGACGAAATTGGATAA GGACCATTCTGTCGCTACTTCTGTATGTCATGG CGTATTTTGGAATAAAATTTGTGATAGGCCTTCCGTTTGTAGTTGTATTTCTGGTGATCAAATTCAAAAGGAGGCATTTGTCGATGTATGATACGATTGAAGGGTTTTTacaatcacaaaataatttcATGCCAATCAGATATAATTACTCCCACATAAAGAGAATGACAAGAGGATTCAAAGAGAAATTAGGTGAGGGAGGTTATGGCAGTGTATACAAAGGAAAGCTTCAAAGTGGAAGGGATGTGGCAGTGAAGATGTTAAGCAAGCCTAAATCTGGTGGGCAAGATTTTATGAATGAAGTAGCTAGCATTGGAAGGATTCATCATGTCAATGTGGTTGGACTCGTGGGATATTGTGTTGAGGGAACTAAGCGTGCTCTTGTATACGACTTCATGCCCAATGGATCACTCGACAAGTATATTAGCATCAGTGAAGAAGGAAGTCCTCTGTTAAGTTGGCAGAGGAAGTATGACATTATTCTTGGAGTGGCTCGAGGAACTGGATATTTGCATCGAGGCTGTGATgtacaaattttgcattttgacATCAAACCACACAACATTCTTTTGGATGAGAATTTCATTCCAAAGATTTCTGACTTTGGGCTTGCAAAATTATATCCACCAGGTAATAGCATAGTGACTCTCACAGCTGCTCGAGGAACGATTGGCTATGTAGCTCCAGAGTTGATCAGCAGAAGCATCGGGGAAATCTCTTACAAAGCTGATGTTTACAGCTTTGGAATGCTGCTCATGGAAATGCTCGACTTGAAAAGACCTGAAGTTGCAAATGAAGAGAATTCCAGCCaatattttccttattataTTTACGATAAGTTCAACAAGGGGAAGGAGATTGTGGTGGATGAAGAAGCAAATGATGATGAAAAGAAGATGGCTAGAAAGCTCGCTTTAGTTGCGTTATGGTGCATACAAACAAATCCGATACAACGCCCTTCGATGAGTAGAGTATTAGAAATGCTTGAAGGTGAAGTTGAAGTGCTAGAAGTACCTCCTCAGCCTCTTCAATCTCAACCGATTGTTCATCAGATCATGGGAAGTTCTATGACATTTTCTTCTGATTCAATGGCTTTGTTAGAAAATACGGCTGATAATCTCGTTGAAGTAGACATTTCTTCTGATTGA
- the LOC101263487 gene encoding rust resistance kinase Lr10 isoform X2, with translation MYMCRGTILLKCFALIIFLQTCNARKSKHYHCPPSACGHIRNISNPFRLNTDPKDCRYPGYELTCEGNQTLMWLFSVKLHVQGINYDNKTIRLVDPTLQTQDDLCSFRSQFNFNNGCKLSRYTYLKIGETNASEVNDGCRVQFIGLTSWPNIKDAENNISLSDFHQAILYGFELRYYMWSSPQKKSDIEQLFWISLSIVEYFVFKRQIYGRNWIRTILSLLLYVMAYFGIKFVIGLPFVVVFLVIKFKRRHLSMYDTIEGFLQSQNNFMPIRYNYSHIKRMTRGFKEKLGEGGYGSVYKGKLQSGRDVAVKMLSKPKSGGQDFMNEVASIGRIHHVNVVGLVGYCVEGTKRALVYDFMPNGSLDKYISISEEGSPLLSWQRKYDIILGVARGTGYLHRGCDVQILHFDIKPHNILLDENFIPKISDFGLAKLYPPGNSIVTLTAARGTIGYVAPELISRSIGEISYKADVYSFGMLLMEMLDLKRPEVANEENSSQYFPYYIYDKFNKGKEIVVDEEANDDEKKMARKLALVALWCIQTNPIQRPSMSRVLEMLEGEVEVLEVPPQPLQSQPIVHQIMGSSMTFSSDSMALLENTADNLVEVDISSD, from the exons ATGTATATGTGTAGGGGAACCATTCTGCTTAAATGTTTTGCATTAATCATCTTTCTGCAAACATGCAATGCTAGGAAAAGCAAACACTACCACTGTCCTCCTTCTGCTTGTGGCCATATCCGTAACATAAGCAACCCTTTTCGCTTAAACACTGATCCAAAAGATTGCCGTTATCCAGGATATGAATTAACTTGTGAAGGTAACCAAACACTTATGTGGTTATTCTCTGTGAAGTTGCACGTTCAAGGCATCAACTATGATAACAAGACAATTCGCCTGGTAGATCCAACTTTACAAACACAAGATGATCTATGCTCTTTCAGATCTCAGTTTAACTTCAACAA TGGCTGCAAATTAAGCAGATACACTTATTTAAAGATTGGAGAAACGAATGCATCAGAAGTCAATGATGGATGCAGAGTACAATTTATAGGCCTGACCTCATGGCCTAATATTAAAGATGCAGAGAACAACATTTCCCTTTCTGATTTTCATCAAGCAATCCTCTACGGATTTGAGCTTCGTTATTATATGTGGAGTTctccacaaaaaaaaa GTGATATTGAACAGCTTTTCT GGATCAGTCTGTCGATAGTTGAGTATTTCGTATTTAAGCGCCAGATTTATGGACGAAATTGGATAA GGACCATTCTGTCGCTACTTCTGTATGTCATGG CGTATTTTGGAATAAAATTTGTGATAGGCCTTCCGTTTGTAGTTGTATTTCTGGTGATCAAATTCAAAAGGAGGCATTTGTCGATGTATGATACGATTGAAGGGTTTTTacaatcacaaaataatttcATGCCAATCAGATATAATTACTCCCACATAAAGAGAATGACAAGAGGATTCAAAGAGAAATTAGGTGAGGGAGGTTATGGCAGTGTATACAAAGGAAAGCTTCAAAGTGGAAGGGATGTGGCAGTGAAGATGTTAAGCAAGCCTAAATCTGGTGGGCAAGATTTTATGAATGAAGTAGCTAGCATTGGAAGGATTCATCATGTCAATGTGGTTGGACTCGTGGGATATTGTGTTGAGGGAACTAAGCGTGCTCTTGTATACGACTTCATGCCCAATGGATCACTCGACAAGTATATTAGCATCAGTGAAGAAGGAAGTCCTCTGTTAAGTTGGCAGAGGAAGTATGACATTATTCTTGGAGTGGCTCGAGGAACTGGATATTTGCATCGAGGCTGTGATgtacaaattttgcattttgacATCAAACCACACAACATTCTTTTGGATGAGAATTTCATTCCAAAGATTTCTGACTTTGGGCTTGCAAAATTATATCCACCAGGTAATAGCATAGTGACTCTCACAGCTGCTCGAGGAACGATTGGCTATGTAGCTCCAGAGTTGATCAGCAGAAGCATCGGGGAAATCTCTTACAAAGCTGATGTTTACAGCTTTGGAATGCTGCTCATGGAAATGCTCGACTTGAAAAGACCTGAAGTTGCAAATGAAGAGAATTCCAGCCaatattttccttattataTTTACGATAAGTTCAACAAGGGGAAGGAGATTGTGGTGGATGAAGAAGCAAATGATGATGAAAAGAAGATGGCTAGAAAGCTCGCTTTAGTTGCGTTATGGTGCATACAAACAAATCCGATACAACGCCCTTCGATGAGTAGAGTATTAGAAATGCTTGAAGGTGAAGTTGAAGTGCTAGAAGTACCTCCTCAGCCTCTTCAATCTCAACCGATTGTTCATCAGATCATGGGAAGTTCTATGACATTTTCTTCTGATTCAATGGCTTTGTTAGAAAATACGGCTGATAATCTCGTTGAAGTAGACATTTCTTCTGATTGA
- the LOC101263487 gene encoding rust resistance kinase Lr10 isoform X1 gives MYMCRGTILLKCFALIIFLQTCNARKSKHYHCPPSACGHIRNISNPFRLNTDPKDCRYPGYELTCEGNQTLMWLFSVKLHVQGINYDNKTIRLVDPTLQTQDDLCSFRSQFNFNKYYTIIDSYYYSYDYTKTFLDPIFMFNCPFAVNNSAFVEISGCKLSRYTYLKIGETNASEVNDGCRVQFIGLTSWPNIKDAENNISLSDFHQAILYGFELRYYMWSSPQKKSDIEQLFWISLSIVEYFVFKRQIYGRNWIRTILSLLLYVMAYFGIKFVIGLPFVVVFLVIKFKRRHLSMYDTIEGFLQSQNNFMPIRYNYSHIKRMTRGFKEKLGEGGYGSVYKGKLQSGRDVAVKMLSKPKSGGQDFMNEVASIGRIHHVNVVGLVGYCVEGTKRALVYDFMPNGSLDKYISISEEGSPLLSWQRKYDIILGVARGTGYLHRGCDVQILHFDIKPHNILLDENFIPKISDFGLAKLYPPGNSIVTLTAARGTIGYVAPELISRSIGEISYKADVYSFGMLLMEMLDLKRPEVANEENSSQYFPYYIYDKFNKGKEIVVDEEANDDEKKMARKLALVALWCIQTNPIQRPSMSRVLEMLEGEVEVLEVPPQPLQSQPIVHQIMGSSMTFSSDSMALLENTADNLVEVDISSD, from the exons ATGTATATGTGTAGGGGAACCATTCTGCTTAAATGTTTTGCATTAATCATCTTTCTGCAAACATGCAATGCTAGGAAAAGCAAACACTACCACTGTCCTCCTTCTGCTTGTGGCCATATCCGTAACATAAGCAACCCTTTTCGCTTAAACACTGATCCAAAAGATTGCCGTTATCCAGGATATGAATTAACTTGTGAAGGTAACCAAACACTTATGTGGTTATTCTCTGTGAAGTTGCACGTTCAAGGCATCAACTATGATAACAAGACAATTCGCCTGGTAGATCCAACTTTACAAACACAAGATGATCTATGCTCTTTCAGATCTCAGTTTAACTTCAACAAGTACTATACTATCATTGACtcatattattatagttatgaTTATACTAAAACATTTTTAGACCCAATCTTCATGTTCAACTGTCCATTTGCTGTGAATAATTCCGCATTTGTGGAAATTAGTGGCTGCAAATTAAGCAGATACACTTATTTAAAGATTGGAGAAACGAATGCATCAGAAGTCAATGATGGATGCAGAGTACAATTTATAGGCCTGACCTCATGGCCTAATATTAAAGATGCAGAGAACAACATTTCCCTTTCTGATTTTCATCAAGCAATCCTCTACGGATTTGAGCTTCGTTATTATATGTGGAGTTctccacaaaaaaaaa GTGATATTGAACAGCTTTTCT GGATCAGTCTGTCGATAGTTGAGTATTTCGTATTTAAGCGCCAGATTTATGGACGAAATTGGATAA GGACCATTCTGTCGCTACTTCTGTATGTCATGG CGTATTTTGGAATAAAATTTGTGATAGGCCTTCCGTTTGTAGTTGTATTTCTGGTGATCAAATTCAAAAGGAGGCATTTGTCGATGTATGATACGATTGAAGGGTTTTTacaatcacaaaataatttcATGCCAATCAGATATAATTACTCCCACATAAAGAGAATGACAAGAGGATTCAAAGAGAAATTAGGTGAGGGAGGTTATGGCAGTGTATACAAAGGAAAGCTTCAAAGTGGAAGGGATGTGGCAGTGAAGATGTTAAGCAAGCCTAAATCTGGTGGGCAAGATTTTATGAATGAAGTAGCTAGCATTGGAAGGATTCATCATGTCAATGTGGTTGGACTCGTGGGATATTGTGTTGAGGGAACTAAGCGTGCTCTTGTATACGACTTCATGCCCAATGGATCACTCGACAAGTATATTAGCATCAGTGAAGAAGGAAGTCCTCTGTTAAGTTGGCAGAGGAAGTATGACATTATTCTTGGAGTGGCTCGAGGAACTGGATATTTGCATCGAGGCTGTGATgtacaaattttgcattttgacATCAAACCACACAACATTCTTTTGGATGAGAATTTCATTCCAAAGATTTCTGACTTTGGGCTTGCAAAATTATATCCACCAGGTAATAGCATAGTGACTCTCACAGCTGCTCGAGGAACGATTGGCTATGTAGCTCCAGAGTTGATCAGCAGAAGCATCGGGGAAATCTCTTACAAAGCTGATGTTTACAGCTTTGGAATGCTGCTCATGGAAATGCTCGACTTGAAAAGACCTGAAGTTGCAAATGAAGAGAATTCCAGCCaatattttccttattataTTTACGATAAGTTCAACAAGGGGAAGGAGATTGTGGTGGATGAAGAAGCAAATGATGATGAAAAGAAGATGGCTAGAAAGCTCGCTTTAGTTGCGTTATGGTGCATACAAACAAATCCGATACAACGCCCTTCGATGAGTAGAGTATTAGAAATGCTTGAAGGTGAAGTTGAAGTGCTAGAAGTACCTCCTCAGCCTCTTCAATCTCAACCGATTGTTCATCAGATCATGGGAAGTTCTATGACATTTTCTTCTGATTCAATGGCTTTGTTAGAAAATACGGCTGATAATCTCGTTGAAGTAGACATTTCTTCTGATTGA
- the LOC101263787 gene encoding receptor-like serine/threonine-protein kinase SD1-8 produces MRNTKDYYFHQFLFLILISQFLHPILAIPTDTITPTQSLTKDQTLVSSDQLFELGFFSPGGANSDKWYIGIWYKEIQDRTIVWVANRAKPLSASSTSVLKITEIGTLLLVDGQTGNSVWSSDQTPATNVVAQLLDSGNFVIRPENDDREQSYLWQSFDYPTNTLLPGMKLGWDSKSGMNRNITSWKSAIDPAPGDYTFKINTSGFPEIYLTNKQEIIYRSGAWNGIRFSGVPEMKASDIISFEFQFKSDEITYTFKLHNKTLYSRLFVSHSGFLERFAWIPTSNLWNRFWYAPKDQCDGYTECGISGICDTNISPICKCMVGFKPRNQVAWDLRDGSDGCVRFHNLDCKTDKFNILKNMKLPDTTNSFVDTTMNLDECEAMCMKNCSCTAYTNSNISGSGSGCVIWSSELVDMRQYAVAEGGQVLYVRVASSDAVQIGGEGSGNSSRKTKIVAIAAGVTVGIALVLFGLTLCILSKRRKHQSSIRTKSVNRGTSERSQELLMNATIIPSKREFSGETSTEEFELPLFDYSTLATATENFSDATKLGQGGFGCVYKAMLVGQEVAVKRLSKNSGQGVEEFKNELRLIARLQHRNLVRLLGCCVDMEEKMLIYEYLENKSLDSILFNKQKSSLLDWQKRFNIICGIARGLLYLHQDSRFRIIHRDLKASNILLDKDLTPKISDFGMARIFGGDETEGNTKRVVGTYGYMSPEYAMDGLFSVKSDVFSFGVLVLEIVTGKKNRGFYYQNNQLNLLGHAWRLWKEGSGSELLDPSFGESFSPSEVMRCIQVGLLCVQEQAEDRPNMATVVLMLGSESASLPQPKNPGFCLGRRPVDSDSYSTNYEETCTVNQVTVTMIDPR; encoded by the exons ATGAGAAACACCAAAGATTACTACTTTCACCAATTCTTGTTCTTGATTTTGATTTCTCAATTTCTTCATCCAATTCTTGCTATACCCACTGATACAATCACCCCAACACAGTCTTTAACCAAAGATCAAACCTTAGTATCTTCCGATCAACTCTTTGAATTAGGCTTTTTCTCTCCAGGCGGTGCAAATTCAGACAAATGGTATATCGGTATTTGGTATAAAGAGATTCAAGACAGGACTATTGTCTGGGTTGCAAACAGAGCTAAACCCCTTTCAGCTTCATCAACATCAGTCCTAAAAATCACAGAAATTGGTACCCTTCTTCTCGTCGATGGCCAAACTGGGAATTCCGTTTGGTCTTCCGATCAAACTCCGGCGACCAACGTTGTAGCCCAACTACTTGACTCCGGGAACTTTGTCATTCGACCGGAAAACGATGACAGGGAACAGAGTTACCTATGGCAGAGCTTTGATTATCCAACAAACACTTTATTACCTGGGATGAAACTTGGGTGGGATTCAAAATCCGGGATGAATAGAAACATAACATCATGGAAATCAGCAATTGACCCAGCTCCCGGAGATTACACTTTCAAGATCAACACCAGTGGGTTCCCGGAAATTTACTTGACGAATAAACAAGAAATTATCTACCGGAGCGGGGCTTGGAATGGAATTAGATTCAGTGGGGTACCGGAAATGAAGGCAAGTGATATTATCTCATTCGAATTTCAGTTCAAATCCGATGAAATTACTTATACGTTCAAACTACACAACAAAACTTTATACTCAAGATTGTTCGTGAGTCACAGTGGTTTTCTTGAAAGATTCGCTTGGATCCCAACAAGCAACCTATGGAATCGATTTTGGTATGCTCCAAAAGATCAATGTGACGGATACACAGAGTGTGGGATATCTGGAATTTGTGACACAAATATTTCACCAATCTGCAAATGTATGGTGGGATTCAAGCCTAGAAATCAAGTGGCCTGGGATTTGCGAGATGGGTCTGATGGTTGTGTTCGTTTTCATAATTTGGATTGTAAAACTgataaatttaacatattgaaGAACATGAAGTTGCCAGATACGACGAATTCGTTTGTGGATACGACTATGAATTTGGATGAATGTGAAGCTATGTGTATGAAGAATTGTTCTTGCACGGCCTATACAAATTCGAACATTAGCGGAAGCGGGTCGGGTTGTGTGATTTGGAGCTCCGAACTTGTTGATATGCGGCAGTATGCGGTGGCGGAAGGTGGCCAAGTTCTCTACGTTAGGGTGGCTTCTTCTGATGCAG TGCAAATTGGAGGTGAAGGATCTGGAAATAGTTCTCGCAAGACAAAAATAGTTGCAATAGCTGCTGGGGTTACAGTTGGTATAGCTCTTGTGTTATTTGGACTAACCCTTTGCATCTtatcaaagagaagaaaacatcaAAGTTCAATCCGAACTAAATCCGTGAACAGAG GCACTAGCGAACGAAGTCAAGAGCTTTTGATGAATGCAACTATTATTCCAAGTAAAAGAGAATTTTCTGGTGAAACTTCCACGGAAGAGTTTGAATTGCCATTGTTTGATTACAGTACCCTAGCTACGGCAACAGAAAATTTTTCTGACGCGACTAAGTTGGGCCAAGGTGGCTTTGGTTGTGTTTACAAG GCAATGCTGGTTGGTCAAGAAGTAGCAGTCAAAAGGCTCTCGAAGAATTCTGGACAAGGAGTAGAGGAATTTAAAAATGAGCTAAGATTGATTGCCAGGCTTCAACACAGAAATCTAGTCCGGCTTCTTGGCTGTTGTGTTGATATGGAAGAGAAGATGCTGATCTATGAATACCTGGAGAATAAAAGTTTAGATTCAATTTTGTTCA ATAAACAGAAAAGCTCGCTGCTCGACTGGCAAAAGCGGTTCAATATTATTTGTGGGATTGCTCGGGGGCTTCTATACCTTCATCAAgattcaagatttaggattatCCATAGAGACCTTAAAGCAAGCAATATTCTGCTTGATAAGGATTTGACCCCCAAAATATCAGATTTTGGCATGGCAAGAATTTTTGGCGGAGATGAGACTGAAGGAAATACCAAAAGAGTAGTTGGAACCTA TGGTTACATGTCTCCGGAATATGCAATGGATGGCCTCTTCTCTGTTAAGTCCGATGTTTTCAGCTTTGGGGTTTTGGTGTTAGAAATAGTAACCGGAAAGAAGAACAGGGGATTCTATTATCAAAATAACCAACTCAACCTTCTTGGACAT GCGTGGAGACTCTGGAAAGAAGGGAGCGGCTCAGAGCTACTAGATCcatcttttggagaatctttttCTCCATCTGAAGTAATGAGATGCATACAGGTTGGACTGTTGTGTGTCCAGGAACAAGCAGAAGACCGACCAAACATGGCCACTGTGGTTTTGATGCTAGGTAGCGAAAGTGCATCACTTCCTCAGCCTAAAAACCCAGGATTTTGCCTTGGAAGAAGACCCGTTGATTCTGATTCATATTCGACTAATTATGAAGAAACTTGCACTGTCAATCAAGTTACAGTTACCATGATAGATCCCCGGTAG
- the LOC101263183 gene encoding G-type lectin S-receptor-like serine/threonine-protein kinase At4g27290 — protein sequence MYLGLWYKDVGPGTVVWVGNRRNLVNCGAFLGLDTGGDIFLQDFMRVTVWIHKSNQTVPRSAIKLLDSGNLVYGDYSNLTAGEYLWQSFDHPFDTLFPGMKLGWEKKSDIDRSMRSWRTSFDPAPGDYLFRLDSGDSGQLSQLLLEKNQRIQSRWGPWDGEKFSGGYALMDNQAYRPIFHSDTDAMYFTFEAKNDSILILSLNADGKLQFLRWNNNSTNSWDEVKTLNMAICDQYSSCGPYGVCTDGDLQCGCLDGFTAASPEEWYKMNFTQGCRRNTSLNYTDRRICKEHPTEVA from the coding sequence ATGTACCTGGGATTATGGTACAAAGATGTAGGTCCAGGTACCGTTGTATGGGTTGGCAATAGAAGAAATCTAGTTAATTGTGGTGCATTTCTAGGACTAGACACAGGCGGTGACATTTTTCTCCAAGATTTTATGAGAGTAACGGTATGGATTCATAAGTCAAATCAGACTGTTCCCAGGTCAGCCATAAAGCTCCTGGATTCAGGTAATCTCGTATATGGAGATTATAGCAATCTGACTGCTGGAGAGTATCTGTGGCAAAGCTTTGACCACCCTTTTGACACATTGTTCCCTGGAATGAAGCTCGGCTGGGAGAAGAAAAGTGATATCGACCGATCCATGAGGTCCTGGAGGACAAGTTTTGATCCAGCTCCAGGTGATTATTTGTTCAGGTTGGACTCAGGTGACTCAGGTCAGTTATCCCAACTACTTCTTGAGAAAAATCAGCGAATACAATCAAGATGGGGTCCTTGGGATGGAGAAAAATTCAGTGGTGGTTATGCTCTCATGGATAACCAGGCATACAGACCAATATTTCATTCCGATACAGATGCGATGTATTTCACATTCGAAGCCAAAAACGACTCCATTTTGATACTTTCACTGAATGCAGATGGGAAACTACAGTTTCTGAGATGGAATAATAATTCTACCAATAGCTGGGATGAAGTGAAGACACTCAATATGGCCATATGTGACCAATATAGCTCATGTGGCCCTTATGGAGTTTGTACTGATGGAGATCTCCAGTGCGGATGTCTTGATGGTTTCACAGCTGCGTCACCAGAAGAATGGTACAAGATGAATTTTACGCAAGGATGTAGGAGAAACACATCACTTAACTATACTGATAGACGTATTTGTAAAGAACACCCGACTGAAGTTGCCTGA